Proteins from one Salinispora arenicola genomic window:
- the nuoK gene encoding NADH-quinone oxidoreductase subunit NuoK, with protein sequence MRPVIPYVTAALLFGLGTYGVLRRRNAVLVLMAVELMLNAVNLILVTADTTVRAQLPHGGQVFALFVIVLAAAEVGVGLAIVLQLYRLRASVAVDEVPLAEPPALTSSTTATAQEGHR encoded by the coding sequence GTGAGGCCGGTCATCCCGTACGTCACCGCCGCACTGCTGTTCGGGCTCGGCACGTACGGCGTGTTGCGCCGCCGCAACGCCGTCCTGGTGCTGATGGCGGTCGAGCTGATGCTCAACGCGGTGAACCTGATCCTGGTCACCGCCGACACCACGGTCCGCGCCCAGCTACCACACGGCGGCCAGGTCTTCGCGCTGTTCGTGATCGTGCTGGCCGCCGCCGAGGTGGGCGTCGGGCTGGCAATCGTGCTCCAGCTCTACCGGCTGCGCGCCAGCGTCGCGGTGGACGAGGTCCCGCTGGCCGAGCCGCCGGCACTGACCTCCTCCACGACAGCCACCGCGCAGGAGGGACACCGGTGA
- a CDS encoding NADH-quinone oxidoreductase subunit J family protein: MTAADALLLALGALAVGSGALVVATRHLVRAGLYLVLCLAAVAGMYLVLTAELVAWVQVLIYVGAVVVLLLFAVMLTRAPIGASTDLDRPGWPAALIGGGTGLGLAALLVDAYRWSTVQLPTAGTAERIGEQVFQSWVLPFEVLSMLLLAALVGAIILSRPDIGRPPVDRDGQGRPGRAGDAADATGGVDGKPGEGRRFP; the protein is encoded by the coding sequence CCTGGGCGCGCTGGCGGTCGGCTCGGGAGCCCTGGTCGTGGCGACCCGGCACCTGGTCCGGGCCGGCCTGTACCTGGTGCTCTGCCTCGCAGCGGTGGCCGGGATGTACCTGGTCCTCACCGCCGAGCTGGTCGCCTGGGTGCAGGTGCTGATCTATGTGGGTGCGGTGGTGGTGCTGCTGTTGTTCGCGGTGATGCTCACCCGTGCCCCGATCGGCGCCTCCACCGACCTGGACCGACCGGGCTGGCCGGCCGCCCTGATCGGCGGTGGCACCGGGCTCGGGCTGGCCGCGCTGCTGGTGGACGCGTACCGCTGGTCGACGGTACAGCTGCCCACGGCCGGCACCGCCGAACGGATCGGGGAGCAGGTCTTCCAGAGCTGGGTGCTGCCCTTCGAGGTGCTCTCGATGCTGCTGCTCGCCGCCCTGGTGGGAGCGATCATCCTGTCCCGCCCGGACATCGGACGGCCCCCGGTGGACCGGGACGGTCAGGGCCGGCCCGGGCGCGCCGGCGACGCTGCCGACGCCACCGGCGGGGTGGACGGGAAACCGGGCGAGGGCAGGCGGTTCCCGTGA
- a CDS encoding NADH-quinone oxidoreductase subunit L: MTAPILLGTLLPVVPLVAGLIGLLLPPAPQATGGGEPRARRMAIVLGTTGATLSLVLAIALLATLDAPAEASRTWIDFGGLVVTLGIRLDPTVALVAVAVAAVALAVQVYSIGYLRRGPHDAVDVDHRYPPYAAQISLFTAAMLLVVVAGDLILLLVGWEVMGLCSYLLIAHDRRLSEAPAAAMKAFLVTRVGDVGFLLGIALLGVSAGSFRIADVLGRDHNTGILTAACLLLLAGVAGKSAQFPLHTWLPDAMAGPTPISALIHAATMVAAGVYVVTRLFPLFEQVPVALAVLGVAASLTLLLGAFAAAAQDDLKRVLAWSTVSQLGYLTGALAVGAPAAALFHLLTHAAFKALLFLAAGAVIHAVGSTLMSQLGGLRQTMPVTFWSMLIGLGALAGLPPLSGFFSKEAVLYAAEEAALHGGPAPAWVGWSVWLAGLAGVALTAWYATRLLLRTFLGEPRSPMLQPHDPPAVMRWPVLLLTVPAALLGLAGFSGDFTGRLQPSLDEPSANLLPPDPLVQLGPTVLLPLALLALGAGLAWARWRRDPTGDPATMLGRLRPLFARAFRLDDLQHTLVIRPVTGLAAGTRTADEVVVDGVVTGSGRAAWRLGGVLAAWHRATLPRAATGVLAGALLLGLVAVLIGGVA; the protein is encoded by the coding sequence GTGACCGCGCCCATCCTGCTCGGCACGCTGCTGCCGGTCGTACCCCTGGTGGCCGGCCTGATCGGGCTCCTGCTGCCGCCGGCGCCCCAGGCCACCGGCGGTGGGGAGCCTCGGGCCCGTCGGATGGCCATCGTTCTCGGCACGACCGGAGCGACACTGTCGCTGGTCCTCGCGATCGCCCTATTGGCCACCCTCGACGCACCGGCCGAGGCGTCCCGAACCTGGATCGACTTCGGCGGGTTGGTGGTCACCCTCGGCATCCGGCTGGACCCGACGGTGGCGCTGGTGGCGGTTGCCGTCGCCGCGGTAGCCCTCGCAGTGCAGGTCTACTCGATCGGCTACCTACGGCGCGGCCCGCACGACGCGGTGGACGTCGACCACCGCTACCCGCCGTACGCGGCCCAGATCAGCCTCTTCACCGCCGCGATGCTGCTGGTGGTGGTCGCCGGAGACCTCATCCTGCTGTTGGTCGGCTGGGAGGTGATGGGCCTCTGCTCGTACCTCCTGATCGCCCACGACCGGCGGCTGTCCGAAGCGCCCGCCGCCGCGATGAAGGCGTTTCTGGTCACCCGGGTGGGCGACGTCGGCTTCCTGCTCGGAATCGCGCTGCTCGGCGTGTCCGCGGGCAGTTTCCGGATCGCCGACGTGCTCGGGCGCGACCACAACACCGGCATCCTCACCGCCGCCTGCCTGCTCCTGCTCGCCGGCGTCGCCGGCAAGAGCGCCCAGTTCCCGCTGCACACCTGGCTGCCGGACGCGATGGCCGGCCCCACTCCGATCTCCGCGCTGATCCACGCGGCGACCATGGTCGCGGCCGGCGTGTACGTGGTCACCCGACTGTTCCCGCTCTTCGAGCAGGTACCGGTCGCGCTGGCGGTGCTCGGCGTGGCGGCCTCGCTCACCCTGCTGCTCGGTGCGTTCGCCGCCGCCGCCCAGGACGACCTCAAGCGGGTCCTCGCCTGGTCGACGGTCTCCCAGCTGGGCTATCTGACCGGTGCGCTGGCCGTTGGCGCGCCCGCGGCAGCCCTGTTCCACCTACTCACCCACGCCGCCTTCAAGGCGCTGCTGTTCCTCGCCGCCGGCGCGGTGATCCACGCCGTGGGTAGCACGTTGATGTCCCAGCTGGGCGGCCTGCGTCAGACGATGCCGGTGACCTTCTGGTCCATGCTGATCGGCCTCGGCGCGCTGGCCGGGCTACCGCCGCTGTCCGGTTTCTTCAGTAAGGAGGCCGTGCTGTACGCCGCCGAGGAAGCCGCGCTGCACGGTGGTCCGGCGCCGGCCTGGGTGGGCTGGTCGGTGTGGCTGGCCGGGCTGGCCGGCGTCGCGCTCACCGCCTGGTACGCCACCCGGCTGCTGCTGCGCACGTTCCTCGGTGAGCCCCGCAGCCCGATGCTCCAGCCGCACGACCCACCCGCGGTGATGCGCTGGCCGGTGCTGCTGCTCACCGTCCCGGCCGCGCTGCTCGGACTGGCCGGATTCTCCGGAGACTTCACCGGGCGGCTCCAACCGTCCCTCGATGAACCTTCGGCGAACCTGCTGCCTCCCGATCCGCTGGTGCAGCTCGGCCCGACGGTGCTGCTGCCGCTCGCCCTGCTGGCGCTCGGGGCGGGGCTCGCCTGGGCCCGCTGGCGGCGGGATCCCACCGGCGACCCGGCCACCATGCTGGGCCGGCTGCGACCGCTGTTCGCCCGCGCATTCCGACTCGACGACCTTCAGCACACCCTGGTGATACGCCCGGTCACCGGGCTCGCCGCAGGTACGCGTACCGCCGACGAGGTGGTGGTGGACGGCGTCGTCACCGGCAGTGGCCGGGCCGCGTGGCGGCTCGGGGGCGTGCTGGCGGCATGGCACCGCGCCACGCTGCCCCGGGCCGCGACCGGTGTGCTGGCCGGCGCGCTGTTGCTCGGGCTGGTGGCCGTCCTGATCGGAGGCGTCGCATGA